One segment of Aquimarina sp. BL5 DNA contains the following:
- a CDS encoding helix-turn-helix transcriptional regulator, with translation MDKKRREKTSLKTEIQNLKKINTLSAVTELIASKEQCGILSKKIQFLKQFGVGYFQTHQFEGLSITIFDVLFKQNLLLEGTLYDDFLEMSFLIEGEQIIKIEGVSQDLIYESQECYLLYLENIKGSITYRKRKRLKEVKIRMSIDFIKRHKLNEEYDIAEKYSLLQLQSHFLKPLCSKTQDILSEILTDQRKGLLKRLFLESKTLELIALKLETSSQETKTSSSLPTDNLVKKLYQIQHMVSSDLSTKYSIHQLSRQIGLNDFVLKKEFKVLFGKTIFEYATELRMEKAKQLLLHSKKPIYEISELVGYKNSTHFTAAFKKIEGITPKKYRDI, from the coding sequence ATGGATAAAAAAAGACGCGAAAAGACGTCACTTAAAACCGAAATACAAAATCTAAAAAAGATAAACACTTTATCAGCTGTTACAGAATTGATAGCATCTAAAGAACAATGTGGTATCCTTTCAAAAAAAATTCAATTCCTGAAACAGTTTGGTGTAGGTTATTTTCAAACACATCAGTTCGAAGGGTTGTCTATCACTATTTTCGATGTTTTATTTAAGCAGAATCTGCTACTTGAAGGTACTCTCTATGATGATTTTCTGGAAATGTCTTTTCTGATCGAAGGAGAACAGATAATTAAAATAGAAGGAGTAAGCCAAGATTTAATTTATGAAAGTCAGGAATGCTATCTCTTATATCTAGAAAACATAAAAGGTAGTATTACATATCGTAAGCGAAAACGGCTTAAAGAAGTTAAAATTAGAATGAGTATAGACTTCATTAAAAGACACAAATTAAATGAAGAGTATGATATTGCGGAGAAATATTCTTTACTGCAACTACAAAGTCATTTTTTAAAACCCTTGTGCTCCAAGACTCAAGATATACTTTCGGAAATTTTGACTGATCAACGAAAAGGTTTATTGAAACGATTATTTTTAGAATCCAAAACACTAGAATTGATCGCATTAAAACTAGAAACTTCATCGCAAGAAACCAAAACATCGAGCAGTTTACCAACAGATAATTTAGTAAAAAAATTATATCAAATACAACACATGGTTTCTTCTGATCTATCTACTAAATATTCTATTCATCAATTATCAAGACAGATTGGATTAAACGATTTTGTATTAAAAAAGGAATTTAAAGTACTTTTTGGTAAAACAATTTTTGAATATGCTACTGAATTAAGAATGGAAAAAGCCAAACAACTATTATTGCATAGTAAAAAGCCTATTTATGAAATATCAGAGCTGGTTGGTTATAAAAACTCTACCCATTTTACAGCTGCTTTCAAGAAAATAGAAGGAATTACACCAAAAAAGTATAGAGATATATAA
- a CDS encoding TonB-dependent receptor, with product MLLVTLFCQSQELIQGIVMDQNSNPIPEASIKVVGQKNIGTSSDFDGKFTLSLPEGVYTLKTSFVGFHTKLSHITVNGVNERYVRIILNQSIEELNDVIVKGKTAAQKTKERAFEVEVIETKGLKNSSVDINAVLTTIPGVNVRQRGGLGAAFDFSLNGLSGKQVKFFIDGIPIENFGSSLTLNNFPATLIERAEVYKGVVPIHLGADALGGAVNIITNQRKKDFLDVSYDIGSFNTHRATINGQYYNKKGWMFQVSSFYNYSDNNYTIDDIEVRDELGNDTGIRRDNVERFHDAYNSQMVRVQTGLVDKSYADRLIIGFTASANENEIQHPIDPQNPFGEVFSENDIISGSLEFEKNNLFKEKLKLKIYGSITQNNERVVDTSSRKYDWFGNFIERGDQTLGEFEASKTLFEFKDNLHLINALATYTFDENHLLSFNYTKNYIRRKGEDAARTGRIAFEDPHIVNKNILGLSYDLKLLDSRWNTSVFSKGYLLNSEGIVEDAFTNIEEDRFTRIENTFEELGYGFATTFLILDNFRIKGSFERTFRIPEGYEVFGDGFLLKSNPTLSPEKSYNANLGGLFNTNINGFKFQVDTNVFFRESENFIAIRSEGIFSRYYNTADARSTGVEGEIRMLYNKFFLDVNATYQNIIDRNAGENAGVDFLRNQRIANIPYLFGNARIGGAFENILFIKDQLNISWNTYYVHDYPLTSFVEGNPEDRDIIPGQVSHNLELGYSFNDGRYNISVLARNITDAKVYDNFEIQQPGRAFYVKLRYYISN from the coding sequence ATGCTTTTGGTTACGCTCTTTTGTCAAAGTCAGGAGCTAATACAAGGGATTGTTATGGATCAAAATTCTAACCCAATACCCGAAGCGTCTATCAAGGTCGTTGGCCAAAAAAATATAGGGACGAGCAGTGATTTTGACGGTAAGTTTACACTTTCACTTCCCGAAGGAGTTTATACTCTAAAAACTAGTTTTGTAGGTTTCCATACAAAGCTTTCTCATATTACCGTAAATGGAGTTAATGAGCGATATGTTCGGATCATTCTCAATCAAAGTATAGAGGAGTTAAATGATGTTATTGTTAAAGGGAAAACAGCTGCTCAAAAGACTAAAGAAAGAGCATTTGAAGTAGAGGTTATTGAAACCAAAGGATTAAAAAATAGTAGTGTAGATATCAATGCTGTTTTAACAACAATACCAGGAGTAAATGTTAGACAAAGAGGAGGATTAGGGGCTGCTTTTGATTTCTCTTTAAATGGATTATCAGGGAAGCAAGTGAAGTTTTTTATAGATGGAATTCCAATCGAAAATTTCGGAAGCTCCTTAACGCTAAATAATTTCCCAGCTACGCTTATAGAACGAGCAGAAGTGTATAAAGGCGTAGTTCCGATACATTTAGGAGCAGATGCACTAGGCGGTGCAGTCAATATCATTACAAATCAACGTAAAAAAGACTTTCTAGATGTGTCTTATGATATAGGATCTTTTAATACACATCGTGCTACTATAAATGGACAATATTATAATAAAAAAGGTTGGATGTTTCAGGTATCCTCATTTTATAATTATTCGGATAACAATTATACCATTGATGATATTGAGGTAAGAGATGAATTAGGAAATGATACCGGCATCCGCAGAGATAATGTCGAGCGATTTCATGACGCTTATAATTCTCAAATGGTACGTGTGCAAACTGGATTAGTTGATAAATCATATGCTGATCGATTGATTATTGGTTTCACTGCGTCTGCTAATGAAAATGAAATTCAACATCCGATAGACCCACAAAACCCTTTTGGAGAAGTGTTTAGTGAGAATGATATTATTTCTGGATCTCTTGAGTTCGAAAAAAATAATCTGTTTAAAGAAAAACTGAAACTTAAAATTTATGGTTCTATAACCCAAAATAACGAAAGAGTAGTAGATACTTCGTCTCGAAAATATGATTGGTTTGGAAATTTTATAGAGCGTGGAGATCAAACATTAGGAGAATTTGAAGCTAGTAAAACACTATTCGAGTTTAAGGATAATCTACATTTGATTAATGCATTAGCTACCTATACTTTTGATGAGAATCATTTATTGAGTTTTAATTATACCAAAAATTATATTCGAAGAAAAGGAGAAGATGCTGCCAGAACAGGAAGAATTGCCTTTGAAGATCCTCATATTGTAAACAAAAATATATTAGGGCTTTCTTATGACCTCAAGCTATTAGATTCTAGATGGAATACTTCTGTTTTTTCTAAAGGATATTTATTGAACTCAGAAGGAATTGTAGAAGATGCATTTACCAATATAGAGGAAGATCGATTCACCAGAATCGAAAATACTTTTGAAGAATTGGGATATGGTTTTGCTACGACCTTCCTAATTCTTGACAATTTTCGAATTAAAGGATCCTTTGAAAGAACATTTAGGATTCCGGAAGGCTATGAAGTATTTGGAGATGGATTTTTATTGAAATCGAACCCGACCTTGTCCCCAGAGAAAAGTTATAATGCCAATCTTGGAGGGCTTTTCAATACAAATATTAATGGTTTCAAATTTCAGGTGGATACCAATGTATTTTTTAGAGAGTCCGAGAATTTTATAGCGATTAGATCGGAAGGAATTTTCTCCCGATACTATAATACAGCAGATGCCAGAAGTACAGGTGTAGAAGGAGAGATAAGAATGCTGTATAATAAGTTCTTTTTGGATGTTAATGCTACCTATCAAAATATTATTGATAGAAATGCCGGAGAAAATGCTGGTGTAGATTTTTTAAGAAACCAACGAATAGCGAATATTCCTTATCTATTTGGAAATGCCCGTATTGGAGGTGCATTCGAAAATATACTTTTCATAAAAGACCAATTGAACATTTCTTGGAATACATATTATGTTCATGACTATCCACTTACATCTTTTGTAGAAGGAAATCCAGAAGATAGAGATATTATACCAGGACAAGTTTCGCACAATCTAGAGCTGGGATATTCTTTTAATGATGGACGTTACAATATATCAGTTTTAGCCAGAAATATTACGGATGCGAAGGTCTATGACAATTTCGAAATTCAACAACCGGGAAGAGCTTTTTATGTAAAGCTTAGATACTATATATCAAATTAA
- a CDS encoding DUF4374 domain-containing protein has protein sequence MKTIKRIKNVMLFIAITTVVISCSSDDNGGTPIDPDPDPIAVSKYVVGFEAFPVGDASPVDYILELPSLESLTTGEISVEGQGIPLKGWRFFHGVGNTIFTAGYSDDDKCIAYQLNEEGELEEKANFAFQSTLDNYAALDENTLLAVELTYGGLSDKRFHIVNAETGLLEKVEEHPVDTDMGDGTAENPGSTPWVTGMVLRDGKLFVSYHKWLADGSFVTPDVDRAYVAVFSYPDFVLEKIIEDDRTSPIGVNGHSTGIEQIENGDIYSFSTSALSAGFTAASKPSGILRINNGETEFDSDYFFNIEEATNGGKLFWMDYVGNGKAIARIIVDDTNGAGEWGAFFKKDVFKMVVIDLVNQTVTDVAGIPTHGHRYTSPMFVEDGKAYISSSTDTETYVYIVDPETATATKGAKVLGLGLKGIFKISN, from the coding sequence ATGAAAACAATAAAAAGGATAAAAAATGTAATGTTATTTATAGCGATAACCACGGTGGTTATATCTTGTAGTAGTGATGATAATGGAGGGACACCTATAGATCCAGACCCGGATCCAATAGCTGTATCTAAATATGTGGTTGGATTCGAGGCATTTCCTGTTGGAGATGCAAGTCCTGTGGATTATATTTTAGAATTACCATCATTAGAATCTTTAACGACCGGTGAAATTTCGGTAGAAGGTCAAGGAATTCCATTGAAAGGTTGGAGATTTTTTCACGGAGTCGGTAATACGATATTTACTGCAGGATATTCTGATGATGACAAGTGTATTGCATATCAATTAAATGAAGAAGGTGAGCTAGAAGAAAAAGCAAATTTTGCGTTTCAATCTACCTTAGATAATTATGCAGCTTTAGATGAGAATACTCTGCTAGCAGTAGAATTAACGTATGGAGGACTTTCTGATAAACGTTTTCATATCGTAAATGCGGAAACTGGTTTATTAGAAAAAGTAGAAGAACATCCTGTAGATACAGATATGGGAGATGGTACGGCAGAAAATCCTGGATCAACTCCTTGGGTTACTGGGATGGTACTTAGAGATGGAAAATTATTTGTTTCTTATCATAAGTGGTTGGCAGACGGTTCTTTTGTCACTCCAGATGTGGATCGTGCTTATGTCGCGGTGTTTAGTTATCCAGATTTCGTATTAGAAAAAATAATCGAAGATGATAGAACCAGTCCGATCGGAGTAAACGGTCATAGCACAGGTATCGAACAGATAGAAAACGGTGATATTTATTCGTTCTCAACATCTGCATTAAGTGCTGGTTTTACGGCAGCTTCTAAACCTTCAGGAATTTTGAGAATTAACAATGGCGAAACAGAATTCGATTCTGATTACTTCTTTAATATAGAAGAAGCAACTAATGGAGGGAAGTTATTCTGGATGGATTATGTGGGTAATGGAAAAGCAATTGCAAGAATAATTGTAGATGATACGAATGGGGCAGGAGAATGGGGAGCGTTCTTTAAAAAAGACGTATTTAAAATGGTTGTGATTGATTTAGTAAATCAAACTGTTACTGATGTTGCTGGAATACCAACCCACGGTCATCGTTATACATCTCCTATGTTCGTAGAAGATGGCAAAGCATACATTAGTAGCTCTACGGATACCGAGACTTATGTGTATATCGTAGATCCTGAAACTGCTACTGCTACAAAAGGTGCTAAAGTTCTAGGATTAGGACTAAAAGGAATTTTTAAGATTAGTAATTAA
- a CDS encoding PepSY domain-containing protein has translation MTKKRNNSRKRILQLHKILGLVTGVVLFIVSITGCLWVFKEEIESFYDDYKYVTEQDQEFLKASVIKELTEQVIPDKIIHGVIYGQSDEAVEVVFYEAEPEIFYQSVFLNPYSGEFIKRIDNDAGFFGFILKGHLRLWLPAGIGSRVVSYSVLIFLIIMISGLFLWWPKNKKNWRQRLKFDWNSKTRWKRKNFDLHTVTGFYISSFGLILAFTGCVMAFNWFYFIAYKATGGDKDPRFVIPESEQVVVSTTISNFEYDKLIPILQKKYKDAHSFELHYPENDSTSILVEVSNSKGLYYNMDYLFFDQNTLKEIETPSIYGKYKNADFADKVIRMNYDIHIGAIGGIVGKIIAFLVSLICASLPVSGILLWYGRKYKTRKGNKIVKDLVVVK, from the coding sequence ATGACAAAAAAAAGAAATAATAGTCGTAAAAGAATTTTACAACTTCATAAAATACTGGGATTAGTTACTGGTGTAGTACTTTTTATTGTTTCTATTACCGGTTGTTTATGGGTTTTTAAAGAAGAAATAGAGAGCTTCTATGATGACTATAAATATGTAACTGAGCAAGATCAAGAGTTCCTAAAAGCTTCTGTGATTAAAGAATTGACTGAGCAAGTTATTCCTGATAAGATTATTCACGGAGTTATCTACGGACAATCGGATGAAGCTGTTGAGGTTGTTTTTTATGAAGCGGAACCAGAGATATTTTATCAAAGTGTTTTTTTAAATCCCTATTCTGGAGAATTCATTAAGAGAATAGACAATGACGCAGGATTTTTTGGTTTTATATTAAAAGGACATCTACGATTATGGTTGCCAGCTGGTATTGGATCTAGAGTAGTATCCTATTCAGTATTAATATTTTTAATTATAATGATAAGCGGTCTTTTTCTTTGGTGGCCAAAAAACAAGAAGAATTGGCGTCAGCGATTAAAATTTGATTGGAATAGTAAAACTAGATGGAAACGTAAAAATTTTGATCTTCACACGGTAACGGGGTTTTATATTTCATCTTTTGGTTTGATACTGGCTTTTACAGGATGTGTGATGGCTTTTAATTGGTTCTATTTTATTGCTTACAAAGCGACAGGAGGAGATAAAGACCCTAGATTTGTAATTCCAGAGAGTGAACAAGTAGTAGTATCTACTACAATTTCTAATTTTGAATACGATAAATTGATTCCTATTCTGCAAAAAAAATATAAAGATGCGCATAGTTTTGAATTGCATTATCCAGAAAATGATTCTACTTCAATTCTTGTTGAGGTAAGCAATTCTAAAGGCCTATATTATAATATGGACTATCTATTTTTTGATCAAAATACATTAAAAGAAATAGAAACTCCCAGTATCTACGGTAAGTACAAAAACGCTGATTTTGCAGATAAAGTTATTCGAATGAATTATGATATTCATATCGGAGCAATAGGTGGAATAGTAGGTAAAATCATTGCTTTTTTAGTGAGTCTAATATGTGCTTCATTACCTGTAAGTGGAATTTTACTTTGGTATGGAAGAAAGTATAAAACACGAAAAGGAAATAAGATTGTTAAAGACCTCGTAGTTGTGAAATGA